The DNA segment CGACGATTTTCGAAAGCGTCGATTTAGCATCGTGCATGTTGATTGTTTTCATTGAAACGCCGAAACGATAAAAGATATAGCTAATCATAGCTATATCTCTATGGTGCGTCAACGCTCGGCCATGCTACGACACCTCAAACGGTGTTGCTGTTGAAACTAGACAAAACATGTCCTCAGATAAAAACAAAAAACCCGAAAGAATCCACAGGCCAATCCGAATAGCAGAAAGAATGAGGTGCAACCCACGCATTGATTGGACGACCAAAAACGTATTGGCACGATGGTTGTACGGGAAGTAGTGCTGTATTTCCACTGTATGGATTCGAACGGGTTTAAAGAATTCAGTATGGTATTGTGTGGCGAGTAGTGGTGTTTCAGTGAGGGATTTCTAACACGGGCAATGCAGAAAGCGGTTTGCTGGTGCGATAGCACCAGTATCCTTGTGATATGTCAAATTAACTGAATCTATTAAACAGATAAATACGAATCCGATTTATTCCAAATAATACGCTAAAAAGAATGCGATTTATATTGATTAAAATACACACACTTATACACAATGCGATTTAATATCTTAGAAATAGTAACCATACAGGGTACAGAACAGCCGGGAAGGCAAATAGCATGGATAAAACCGCTATTACACGGCCTAATAGAGCGTATTGCCACACGCAATGTGGTCGAAGGGGAATATGAGGCCGTTAACGAACGTTCGTTAAAATGGAAATAAGGAAGGGGTACAGGGATCGGGTCAAGGGGGGTCAGCGGAACTGAGCATCCCGCGAATTTCATCCATGTAGGTTTTCGCCGCCGTTTTATTGGGATTGTTTGTTGCGCAGGCCTTGGCCGAAAAAGCTGGCTGGACACTAGGTGGCTGAGTTGGCTTAATACGATCGCCCAGGTTCTTTTTGATTTTCTTTTTCATCCCCAACAAATCGAACAATTTCCAGGTCAGCCATTTTTTCGATTTGCCTTCCCGATAATAAATCGCTCCGGATTCATCGCGTTTTTTTATTTTCATTGGTTTGGACCGATACAGGCCCAGCAATTTGAGTTTAACAATACAGTCGTTCGCGGTGGACAATGACAGGCCGGTCCAATGAGCAATATCGACCAGCGCCAGGTCATTGACTTCCAGATTGTTCAACCGATTGTTCGGCTGGATGTTGCATTTCAGCACCAAGCAACGCAGCACGCGATCCAGAGAAAGCAAAAACTGATCCCTCACTTTACGTTTTCGGCCGTCTTTGTTGAGTTTGTCATTGTGATATTTGAACCGCTGCCATAGCCGTCTGGAATAGTCCTTAACATGCCACCGAATACCGGTATTAAACAACTGGCCTAAACGTTTTTCAGCTTCTTGAATGTAGAACGGATGGGTTTTCATAGGGGGTAGGGTATAAGTCCCCTCACGATGTCGCTTGAATCTATCTGGATTTTTGGCAAATGCAACGCTCATGGTTTCGCTATCGTGAGCAAAACCACGGGGATTTGGCGTTTTGATGGTCACGCAACCACCGGTCTCCGAAAAATAATCGGAAACGTGCATCATGCGCCCGTAATCTATTGACATCTTGTCAGAGTTGATTACACTATCCCCATACTGCTTCGGCAGTGAGGCACAAAAAAGCCTCACCATCAAAGGTGATTTTTAGGAAATTTTTTGTGTTTAGCCAACGAGTGAAAGTTAACTAAACGAATTGAAAAAAACCTGCTGCGCCAACAGCGGGTTTTTTCGTTTTCAGTCTAAAAAAATCTTCTGGTCTTTCTCCTGATTAAACAATAATCAACATATAGTGTGATTACAGAAATTTGACACACAATATATTGTGTTAAATACAATAGTCAAGAAAATCGGTGAGATGCTACAAAAAGGGACTGTTGTCCACAGATATGACTACAAAAAAGGACTGCTTTCCACAGATAGCGCTACAAAAAAGGACTGTTGTCCACAGATATGACTACAAAAAAGGACTGCTTTCCACAGGGGTAGAGAACGACAAAACAGCTACAAAAAAGGACTATCAACGCGCATCAAACTGTGCTTATATGACTACATACGCTAAACAATGTAGCTGTATAGTCATGGAGGCCTGGCCCGATGGGTTATCTTAGCGAAGTCATTGAAGGCACGGTTACTAAAAGTAACGATTTAATTGAAGCTAGCTATAAGCTCACACTGAACGAGCAGCGGCTAATACTGTCGGCCATCTCAACGATCGATCCCGATGAGCCCCTGCCAAAGGTTTTAACATTTACCGCAAAGACCTTTGCAGAAGTTTTCAATCTTTCTGATAACAAAGCCTACGAAGCATTATCCGAAGCAGCGGACAGGTTATTCGACCGGGACATCAAAACCTATGACGGTCGTAACGAAGAGCGTATACGCTGGGTCAGCCGGGTTAAATATATGAAAGGGGAGGGCACAGTATCCGTGTCGTTCACGGAGTGGGTGGCGCCGTATTTGACGAAATTAAACAGCCGTTTTACATCCTATAAGCTCAAAAATATTGGCTCCTTGCGAAGTGTGTATGCGATCCGCCTCTATGAGATGGTTATGCAGTACAAAGATGAACACGGGTTCACTATCGGCGTCAACGAACTGCGGGAGCGATTTGAGATTCAAAAAAAATACGAGCGGTTCTCAAACTTGCGTGCACGGGTCATCAATCCAGCACTAAAAGAATTAAAGGACAACTCCGGCTTGGTAATCAATTTCAAACCGTTCAAAGAGGGACGCAATATCACTCATTTGAAATTTAGCTATACGCTGCCGGATTAAAAAAGGCGGTTGGAAGCGTATCTAAAACCCCGAATATGACTACAAAAAAGGACTAGCCTTAAAAAATACGTATAACTTATTGATAAATATAAGTAATAAAACTAAGATACAGCTACACTCGTTCATTGGATATATGATATGCCTACAAAAAAGGACTTGTTCAACCGGATTCTTAGGGTAAAACCCTCAAAACACACAAATAACACTAAACGCGCATAATAATGTAATATTATGCGGGGGTTGCATTAATCATCGTCATGTTTTTTCTCCTATCAGGAATACTGGAACCGCCAGCGCGGGATTTTTAAAATCAACTAAATTGTACCACATTTAAACGGCATCACGGCGCAAAGACAACATTTCCGACACTATCGCCCGGCGACTATCCTCTGGCAGCTCCGCCCAAGGCAGTTCCACGACAGCGCCCCACGGAACACCCGCATTGGACAAAATCAATTTCTTTGACCGCACCGGCAGGTGCGGCCAAAGGACGTCAATCGGCACGAGCTCATCCACTGCCGTACTCCAAATCCGACACCAGTTACGCTCCGGTGCAATAAACTTCTTGCCAATAGGCGGATAAAAATAACTGTCCTCACCCATGACCAACGCGCAGGCCTCATTCATTTCCCAACACTCAACGCCTTCCTTTTCCATAATCGCGCGACAAACCGAAAAGTAGTCCGCTAACGTGATCACCCCGTGCGACAAACGCAGGTCCGACGTATAAATCTCACTCCTGTACTGCTCGGCAATTCGTTCAAAATTTTCCATCATCAAATCCTTTAAAAAAGAGCGCCGGTAAAGGCGCTCAAGGGAGGGCAGAACTAATACCCCATCGCTTTCTTAACACTCAAAACACGCACCGCGTTTTCATCCCCAGGGTCCTCGCACCGGGCGGTCATGTCCTGGTTGTAATAATCAATCTGAAACAAAAACCGCTCACCGTTATGCGCAAACACCCCGAAATCGTGTTCCTCGCGAGGATCAAAACACGGCCTAAAATCATCAAACTCCCGCACTTTATTCAGCACTTCAAATAACACCGGTTCCGGCAACGCCTCCACACCGGGCGATACATTCACCGAACCACCTTTAAACGACCGACGAAACTGATCATTCAACAACGCCACCCGAATCATCCGAAACTGAGAAATCTTCTTCGCACCCATCCGTACACCCTCCATGTCTTGTCTTTTAATAGAATTTCGAACATCGCCCCCTGGGGGCAAAGGGAAAGAAGGGTTAAACCGCACAGGTTCTGGCGTAGGCCAGGGAAGGCCCTGACCTGCACAAGCGGAATGTTTTTGATGAAGCGCGGAAGGTTAGGGAGGCGTCCCTTGCCGCAGCCAGGTTCTGTGCTACCCTGAAATCCCGCCCAGGGGGAGATGAGACAAACAGCGTGCGCAGCACAGCCGACAGAGGGTTTTGACTTTAAGCTTTAAGCGCTTTGACAAGGATGTCTAAGCGCAACGGGCAGGGAAGGGCAGGCGGTATCGAGCGGGAACGACAGCCACAGCCACAACGCCAGTGACCGACCGATACCGCCTGCCCGATGCCCGGAGTGAAGCGAGCGAGTGCTTTCAACGAGCTGGCGTAGCGACAAAAAACAAACAGCGCAACCGCCCACCGGTTGCCTCCGATACCGCCCGGGTTTTCACACCCTATTGCCCACACGCCGCGCTTAGTCAACCAGCGCTTTGTGTGGACAAAGCGTGCAAAAACCAACAGCTTAACTGCCTGTTAGAAGACAACCAGAAAACTATTCGCTTAACACATGCCGTGCTTTGCGTATCCAAAAATACAAATGCACCGGACCTGAGGCACTGACCAGGTCTAAAAACTGATCCAATTCAGCGTAGCTCATGGTCCCGTCGTTGCCTTTTTCACGCAAGCATTGAAACGCCGCCTGGTCGGCGTCGTCCCTGCAACGCCAATCGTAGTCATCGAAAACTTCCAACACATCGTTGGCCTGGTCATCCAGCGCCGCACTGTGGACCAATTCTTCTAAAATGACTTTCATCAGGGAATTTTGTTCCGATACGGTCAAGGACGAAGTGTCCCGGTCCGCGATGGTCTGAATTTCTTTTGTCATCACTCACTCCATTAATTATTTGCGTACAGACTCAAAGATACCTCCCCGAAAGGGGAGGTCATGCCCAAAATTACTCAAACCTCTGCGGCATCCAGGACTCCCGGATCGAGGCCAGATTCTCAGGCAACCCATCCCCATCGGTATTGAAAAAGTCGTGGAAAAATTGAACCAGATCCTTTTTCTTGTCCCTCTTGTGATCGTCTAGCCAGTCATCGCCAAACCATTGCTGGCCCTGGGCCAGCAAATCCGCTGCACTCAGACGTTTGAAAAAATTGTCGCCATTAGGCCGCCAATAATCCGAGTACGGAATATTCAACAAACCGGCGACGTGTTCACCCAGGGGCGCACGTTCTGCGTCGGACAACCCTATCTCCAACAACTGGGCCACCGTGAACGCGACCAGCTGCCCCTTCAATTTCGGCGCTAACGCCCGAAACGCCTCAAAGCTCTCGACCGGCTCATCGGCGTTAAGCCATTGTGTTGACAACGACAGCAGATCCTCAGCCATGGCCTTGGCCGCTTTCGTTTGTTTCAGATCATCCAAGCTGGTGTTTTGTTCACAAACCTCCGCCCGGAAATTGATCACAGCGTCATAATAGCCGTGCTTATCCAGCACTCGCTTGCACACGCTGTAGTGCAACAGATCCGTGGCCAGCTTGGCATCGCCGCACAATGCCGCCTGCACAATCTGCTGGCGATACAAGGCCAGATCCGACAAGAGGGCAGCGGACAACGAACTGGCCGGAGGGAAATCACTGGCCGCACAGGCCTGGCTCTGCTGATTCTTACTGGCCGCTTTGCTCATCAGCCCGCGCAACACCAGCAGTTTACCTTCACTGTCTACCGTCACGATGCATTGGCTCTGCGCGATCTGTTCATCCGTGTATTGCTGGTAGGTGTCTTTCTTCGCTTCCAGCTCATCCATTCGTTTTTCCAGTGCCTCGAACTGTGCGTATTTTTCATCGGTCCAGTCCTCGGCATCATCCTCCATCGCACCCATAGCGGCATCTACTTGCGTGATCTCGGTCTCAAGTGCGGCGGGTACGCCCACGAATTCAGGCTCAGCCCGAAACAGCCCGGCACCCGCATGGCAACCTTCTAGCGACACCTCCACACGCGCCCAGCCTTCTTTTTTCACGTTAGCCGACACTTTGTTCAGCTTCTTAGTGGCCAGCTCGTTAAGCAAGGGCAGGTCGTGCAAATACGTCCGTGACTCAAACAAATCACTGCTGACAACGCCACCGGCTTTCTTATACGCCGCCAGGCCCACAAACCGGCAAATGGGGGAATCACTGGTTTCCGCACCATTGAGCAAGTAGCTTCGGATACTGTGCGGGTACACATGGCCGCCCAGTTCCTTATAACAATGAAGCTGCTTTTCATGGTCTGCCTCCACCGTAAACGCCATGACTTCCTCAATGCCTAGTTTACCGTTGCGGTAATCCTCGACAATGGCCGGAGCCACGTCCGCCAGGCGCAGGCGTTTTTTAACGTGGGCAGTCGCAATCCCGAATTCCTGCGCAATGTGTTTCTCGCTCATGCCCCGGTTTGCCATCGCCTGGTACGCCATAAACTCATCAGCCGGGTGCATCGGTTCATGCAGATTCTCAGACAACGATACGGCAGTCACATCGTCATCCGCACTGACCCGGCAGGGCAGTTCAATATTTTCATCCCAAATGCCTTTATCGATCAGCACACCGGCGGCGGCAAAACGCCGCCCGCCGGCGATGACTTCAAACACGTTTTTCTTGCCAGTCGGTGCCACCACTAAATTCTGCAAGATCCCCCGCGCCTGCATCGACGCCAGCAATTGCTTGTCGCTATGCTTGCTGGCTGAAACCACCCGCACATTGTCTTCAGAAATCGTTAACTGGGAATACGGAATATTCTTGATCATAAAAACCTCCAATGAATTATCAATATTGAAAATGAAAAAGAGCGCCGCGAACGGCGCTCCCTGCGCTAGTACTCCAAAGCCGTCATAATGGTGAGTACGCGCACCGTGACCTCCGGGTTCGCCGGATCGGCGGAACGGTACTCCATGCCTTTGTCGTAGTAGTCGATTTTGAAAAAATACCGCTTACCTGCGTGTTCCACACAGCCAAAATCATGCTCGCCGTAGGGATCATCCTCAGAATCAAAGGCATCGAAAGTCATTACCTTTTCCAGGACGGCGCTCTGGTCTGCCTCGGGTAAATCGTAAATCCCTGGCGTCAATAACACCTGGCCACCCAAAAACGAGCGGCGAAGCGAATCGTTTAGCGCCGCAATACGGTTTAGCTGAACTGCCGTTACTGCTTCACACATGTTTAATTACCTCCAACGGAATTAAGTTGTTATAAAAGCTCTTATAAACATCGCCCCCTGGGGGCAAAGGGAAGAAGGGGTAACGGCACAGGTTCTGATGGAAGCAAGGGAAGGCCCTGGCCTGCACAAGCGAAGTGTATTTAAACGAAGCGCGGAAGGTTAGGGAGGCGTCCCTTGCTGGAATCAGGTTCTGTGCTACCCTGTAATCCCGCCCAGGGGGAGATGAGACAAACAGCGTGCGCAGCACAGCCGACAGAGGGTTTTGAACTTAAGCATTAAGCGCTTTGACAAGGATGTCTAAGCGCAACGGGCAGGGAAGGGCAGGCGGTATCGAGAGGGAACGGCAGCACCAGCCACAACGCCAGTGACCGACCGGTACCGCCTGCCCGATGCCCCAAGCGACACGAGCGAGTGTTGTCTACGAGCTGGTAGAGCGACCACAAAAAGCCGCAGCTGCAACGAGCAGCTGCCCGCCAAAGCCCACCACCGGCCAGCGGGGCGCGAAACTCGCACCCCGCGCAGCACGATATCAACCTGCAGAAAACGCCAGCCGCAACACATTATCCGCCGTCAAGGACAAATTTGAATCAAAGGCCGCAACCGCCTCAGCCTCATCAATCAACAACTCATCACTGGCTTGCTTTGCCGATTTCAACCAGCCTTTAAGCCGCCCGAATTCAACATTCAGCTTGCAAATAAAAGACTGATTGAACTTAATATGCAGATTGCCATTCATGAATGCTCGCACCTGCATCAAACAAACTGTTTTACCGCTGCGATGGCAATCAAAGTCGATACGCTTGTTGGACTCCCATTGGTACTGCCTGGCGTTACAGTGGCCGGTTTCAAAACCTAAATTGTTCGCAATGGTCAGAATATCATTCACCAAATGAAACGCACGCTCTTCCAGGCCATTAAACCGGTTACGATCATAGGACCACTGTGAGGTACAAATACCACCGGTGCGGTGCAGAACAATGCGATAGTCCAATCCGTACCGGTCCAGATCCTTAGGTGTGGTGCAATAACGCCATTGCTCATCACCGAACGTATTCTGATTCGACACGTACAGCTGAATACTGGCTTTTTCTGTCATGCGTTCCACCAGGGCCACCAGCTGGTCATCAAAATACACATTGGCATTCTTGAGCACCCAAATCAAAACGGCATAGGCATTGGAAGCGGTATAATCCACATGGGTATGCGCGGTTAAATGTGACAGCATCGCTTCACGGGTTTTGTGCGTGAGCCGTTCCGTGATCTTGGACAAGTGATTAAATAACTCTTTCCAGTAGGTATCTTTAAGACCTTCTATTTTCTGCCGCAACGCCGCGCGCAGGCCTTCGAGGTTCACATCCAGCTCTTTTAATATCACGGGGTCAATCGCTTCCAGCGATTGATAATTACCAATGAGATTGTCCAAATCCCGCCGGTACAGTTTTTCCAAAGCGGTCACAATATCGGAACCGGCCACCAGTGCTTGATTCACCCGCTCGCTGACGGTTGCCTCCCGCGCAGAATCCAAATCATACTTACTGGCTTCCGTGTTGTTGATCTCAATAGCAAAATTCTCTTCAAACCAAAGGGAAAAAGGATCAACCTTAATCTGAGAGCTATAGCGGCTGTTGTAGCACAAACGCACCCGCACAATATCAACTCTAGCCCGCGCCTGTCGTTCCGCATGAAGAAAATCGAACTGGCCAATGACATCCGCTTCGGCGCTTCGCGCTGCTAAGGCCTCCGCGATCGCGGGGTCATCGGACCACCGGGAAGGGACCACGAAATAGACGAAAGGCGCATTCGCTTCTCGAATGATTTTAAGCATCCAGAGTGAAAATTCGCTATAAGGCGGGTTACAGAAAACGAGATCGACTTTTTTGTCGATCAATGTTTGTTCTGCGAACTCAGTACCAACGATGAAAATGGATCGGTCCATCGCATCGAGCAATGGACGGCTTTTCTCAATGGCATACCGGTCGCCATCGGTTAACGCCTGCAACACCCGGCCATCACCCGCACCACAATCCAAAATACTGGGATGATCAAAGTCCCCGGAGAAATCCTTTTTCACCGCATCAATCATCTGCGGCGTGGTTGGATACCATTCAAAATCCTGCCCCGTTGATTTCGCCAGTTCTAAAAGTTGTTGAGCCTGTGCATTCATTAAAAATACTCCCCATTGTTATTAAAAGAGCGCAGCGACTGCGTCCTGCGCTCCTGTCCTGCTGGCGAAGCACGGGGGTAGCAAGTGCAAGGGAAGGGTGCGGGAAGGAGGGAGCTGGCGCGGCCCGCAGCGCAGCGAGGACACGGGCGACCGGATGACACGGCTGACCTTGCAGGCGCGAGGGGTGGCACCCCTTAGCATCAGACAGCGATGGAAGCCCGCAGGGCCAAGACAGGCCTTAACTGGCTTGGTTCACGACAGCGCGGTGCGCAGCAGTCTGCTAGAATGAAAACCCATTACACAAACACAACGACAAAAAAGGACTCACGGGTGATCTTGTCCCTCAACCTCGCCACAGAATCCGGCACACCCGGCTGGGTCAGTCTGGAACCACCGGCAAAAGCCGTGTACCTGAAAACAGCCACCAACGAAAACATCAAAGCATTCTTAGGGAATATCGAAGACAACGGCCTGCCCAAAGGCTACGCCGTGAATATCAATGCGTTAACCAAAGCACCCTGGCAATTCGCCAAATCGCTGACCTTGAAAGCCAGCGGATTCACAATACAAGCCATCGATGGGGGACAATACCACCAACAAATCCCACTCGACAAACAACTGACCTACCGAGGCATAGTCCACGAAGAGAAACTGTACGCCTACCTGGTTGTGGAAAGATCAACAGATGGCCGGTTTTTCTATTACCCGGTATTGGCAAACCGAAAAATATAGGCAATCGCTGCTACAGCGAGACGGCACAACAAGATATACTCGGAAGAGGGGCACGTATGGCTGGAAAAAGGTAACCAACGTGGAGAAAAATAAAATCTAAATAAACAAAAGTACACTGCAGATAGCGCAGCCGGATCTACGCTGAAATGAAAATAAAGCCGTTCCACGCTTATACACAAAAACTGTGGATAAGTCTGGGTACTCATGGCGAAACACCGCAAAGAGAGCTACATTCATTAGAATGATCAAGGCCCACACATTTTCAATTGTCACCATCGCCTTTATACAATGCATATCAATAGCCGCATTTGCAGACACAGGCCGTGTGATTCATGTCGCGGACGGCGACACCATCACCATCTTAAACGGCAAGCAGAAAACAAAAGTTCGACTGGCGGAAATCGACGCGCCCGAATCCAAACAACCGTATGGCAAAAAAGCAAAACAAGCACTGGCAGGGTGGATTGCCGGTAAAATGGTCACAGTAGAACCAGTCGGCAAGGATCGCTATGGCCGGACGATAGGGAAAGTGTACCTGGACAATCGCTATATCAATGCCGCTATGGTGGAGGCAGGGTATGCCTGGTTTTACCGCAAATACGGCAAAGATAAAAACCTGCTGGAGCTGGAGAGCCAGGCCCGGTCAGCCCGGCGGGGCATTTGGTCGGTGGCGCACCCGATACCGCCCTGGGAATGGCGTAAACACCAATACAAATCCAAAAACTAAGAACCATGCTATTTGAACAATTACCCGCCTGGGTGGAGAAACTGCCCTAGATAAATTGAAGGAAAAGCATTACCGTAAACTCACTAAACAAGCGTGAAGTAGGTAATTATCCAATGATGGAGGTAGTACAATGAAATATATTTATGTATTAATTTCCTTTGTAGTATTGTCTAACCCGGGCAGTGCAGAAGAAATATTGTACAGATCTGATTTACAGTACAAATATTATAATGATGTGTGGAAAAGCCAAAACAACAAAAACATATCGTTAAGAATTGAGCCACAAAATAAACGGATAGATATATACGTTGAGGAAATATTACATGTCGGTGTAATACAGCTTGATGATGAAAACAGAAAGAAACTTATTGATTCAATATTGAAATATAACGCCTGGAACAATCAAGCGACAAAAAAAAGAGTAAAAATTGACAAACAAATTACGGAGATAAAACCTATCAGGTATTATTTTAAATCTGGAAATGACTGGTATGAAACATGGGGCTGGCCATTTACAGTACAGTTTTTTTCACAATCGTCAAAGATTCACCAACTTGTATTTTTGTTTCCAAATGTTCCTTCAACCAGTAATGACTATATTAAGCATCAAATTAACACGATGTATTTTACTTACCAGCAAGCGAATAGTCTCAGAAAAGCATTGCTGAATGAATCTATTGATAAATTTATGGCTAAATACAAAGAGAAAAAGTCGATAGAAGACGAGTTCAAATGAATGTATACAGCTAGCAAGAAGGCAACACCACCCCGCCTACTAAGGGTATTTAATCCCGGCTTACAGTTGCACAAAAAAACGTGGTTTAAGCAACCACCGGTAAATACCTATAATGCTGGTCCCGGTGAGCACCATAGTTTGCAAAGAAATAGCCATGTCGGAAGACAAGTAACCGTAAGTCAACCACAAAATATTTGCAATCAGAAAGAATAGCCACCCCCATGCAGAGTAACGGCAATTAAAAGCCAGAAGACCCGCACCGGCGACTGTAGCCAGAGAAGCGAACCATTCAACAACTAGTATCGTACTCATCCGCTAGGGCCAAAACGGATCAGAGATCCATTCACGAATCAATTCACGCTCCGGGCCATCAAGAGCCGATATAGCATCCACCAGGTCAAACCCGTAACGCTGATTGTTGTGGAAC comes from the Gammaproteobacteria bacterium genome and includes:
- a CDS encoding replication initiation protein — its product is MGYLSEVIEGTVTKSNDLIEASYKLTLNEQRLILSAISTIDPDEPLPKVLTFTAKTFAEVFNLSDNKAYEALSEAADRLFDRDIKTYDGRNEERIRWVSRVKYMKGEGTVSVSFTEWVAPYLTKLNSRFTSYKLKNIGSLRSVYAIRLYEMVMQYKDEHGFTIGVNELRERFEIQKKYERFSNLRARVINPALKELKDNSGLVINFKPFKEGRNITHLKFSYTLPD
- a CDS encoding DUF3768 domain-containing protein produces the protein MCEAVTAVQLNRIAALNDSLRRSFLGGQVLLTPGIYDLPEADQSAVLEKVMTFDAFDSEDDPYGEHDFGCVEHAGKRYFFKIDYYDKGMEYRSADPANPEVTVRVLTIMTALEY
- a CDS encoding ParB N-terminal domain-containing protein: MIKNIPYSQLTISEDNVRVVSASKHSDKQLLASMQARGILQNLVVAPTGKKNVFEVIAGGRRFAAAGVLIDKGIWDENIELPCRVSADDDVTAVSLSENLHEPMHPADEFMAYQAMANRGMSEKHIAQEFGIATAHVKKRLRLADVAPAIVEDYRNGKLGIEEVMAFTVEADHEKQLHCYKELGGHVYPHSIRSYLLNGAETSDSPICRFVGLAAYKKAGGVVSSDLFESRTYLHDLPLLNELATKKLNKVSANVKKEGWARVEVSLEGCHAGAGLFRAEPEFVGVPAALETEITQVDAAMGAMEDDAEDWTDEKYAQFEALEKRMDELEAKKDTYQQYTDEQIAQSQCIVTVDSEGKLLVLRGLMSKAASKNQQSQACAASDFPPASSLSAALLSDLALYRQQIVQAALCGDAKLATDLLHYSVCKRVLDKHGYYDAVINFRAEVCEQNTSLDDLKQTKAAKAMAEDLLSLSTQWLNADEPVESFEAFRALAPKLKGQLVAFTVAQLLEIGLSDAERAPLGEHVAGLLNIPYSDYWRPNGDNFFKRLSAADLLAQGQQWFGDDWLDDHKRDKKKDLVQFFHDFFNTDGDGLPENLASIRESWMPQRFE
- a CDS encoding thermonuclease family protein, which encodes MIKAHTFSIVTIAFIQCISIAAFADTGRVIHVADGDTITILNGKQKTKVRLAEIDAPESKQPYGKKAKQALAGWIAGKMVTVEPVGKDRYGRTIGKVYLDNRYINAAMVEAGYAWFYRKYGKDKNLLELESQARSARRGIWSVAHPIPPWEWRKHQYKSKN
- a CDS encoding DUF3768 domain-containing protein, with the protein product MGAKKISQFRMIRVALLNDQFRRSFKGGSVNVSPGVEALPEPVLFEVLNKVREFDDFRPCFDPREEHDFGVFAHNGERFLFQIDYYNQDMTARCEDPGDENAVRVLSVKKAMGY
- a CDS encoding DUF4942 domain-containing protein, which encodes MNAQAQQLLELAKSTGQDFEWYPTTPQMIDAVKKDFSGDFDHPSILDCGAGDGRVLQALTDGDRYAIEKSRPLLDAMDRSIFIVGTEFAEQTLIDKKVDLVFCNPPYSEFSLWMLKIIREANAPFVYFVVPSRWSDDPAIAEALAARSAEADVIGQFDFLHAERQARARVDIVRVRLCYNSRYSSQIKVDPFSLWFEENFAIEINNTEASKYDLDSAREATVSERVNQALVAGSDIVTALEKLYRRDLDNLIGNYQSLEAIDPVILKELDVNLEGLRAALRQKIEGLKDTYWKELFNHLSKITERLTHKTREAMLSHLTAHTHVDYTASNAYAVLIWVLKNANVYFDDQLVALVERMTEKASIQLYVSNQNTFGDEQWRYCTTPKDLDRYGLDYRIVLHRTGGICTSQWSYDRNRFNGLEERAFHLVNDILTIANNLGFETGHCNARQYQWESNKRIDFDCHRSGKTVCLMQVRAFMNGNLHIKFNQSFICKLNVEFGRLKGWLKSAKQASDELLIDEAEAVAAFDSNLSLTADNVLRLAFSAG